The following nucleotide sequence is from Zea mays cultivar B73 chromosome 1, Zm-B73-REFERENCE-NAM-5.0, whole genome shotgun sequence.
aggccggaccgtcTGCGACCTGGCAGCAAGAGGCACCTGAGCCTCGGACTAAGAACAGTTAacacgcgtggaccgtccgcctataaatccggacggtccgagacctgagatagtactgtccggactagtcccccggacagtccgaagtacaaatctacaaaatcacacagtccctgtccaaaacatgtttgacacttgcggacggtccgcccatcacagccggacggtccgcgctataattcagggactggcccgaaaccatccttctctggtcatgactgcggacggtccggcccaaaggcccggacggtccgcaatgcAAAAGAACAAAGTGGCTGCGTAAGTGGttagacttcggacccctctggtggatcgcggacggtccgccctcaaggcccggacggtccacgcatcCAACACTTTGCAATTTTCAAACTtacttttgaaagaacttttaactcacgaaatttgaagcgctgttagtcctcatgcaaatgcaactacttgatgctctatgaggcactaagctttacacagatcaaagacattgacccctcttaatagtacggctatctagcctactaatccggtcaggtatcttctctaaactcctcaagaccggcaaaaacaaaacttatattatacctttgcttccatctgatccacaaccaatgcttatgattctccaacatttgctgttctatgtggtccaaccctgcattcttatgtctccaagaaccgttagtccacaagcagttatcattaattaccaaaacatcaccaaaggggcctagatgattcacaccctctcccacatagtttaccctcatgtgtaGGTACAggaacacctatcattgttccgtcactgatgtaatctatacagctctcaatcacttcttctgtagtgtatccctccatgattgaaccctctgggtgagcgcgatttcgcacataaccttttaatactcccaggtatcgctccaactgaaacatatgatgtaaatatagtggccctaatatttttatctgatccacgagatgtatgattaggtgtacttgcatatcaaaaaatgatggaggaaaacacatttcaagcttgcacatagtctcgatgatgtatgcctttagatagtccaagtcttctaaagctattactttttgtgaaaccgcgttgaaaaagtaacacaagcgtgtgatgacaactttgacatgctctgtttcgagggctcttccgcaattgggaggaacaccgtcatcatcacatggcagtcatgagagttgtagccaaagagagacaagtccttcatcctgactagtttgctgatattggatgagaaacctgtgggcactttgaccccacgcaaacatttgcaaatctttgttctctcctcaactgacaagttgtagctagctgggggcaggtaaggcttccctttgccgctatccactggatgaagttccggtctgatttgaagatctactagatcattgcgtgatttaagtccgtcctttgtcttactcggcatgcccagcaaggttccaatgatgctgtcaaaaacattctttgttacatgcatcaaatcaatgctgtggcaaatttccatatccttccagtatgggaggtacttgaaaaaaattgattgcttcttgaaagttgtgtaagttgaagggtcagttctctttctcttttctcctttgttttttccctttccgaatacaacatgaatgttctttacaatttcaaaaacaagtttcccactataaggctttggtgcaccttcactttctagctcattgttaaattcctctttcgaagtatgggaagaagatggaatgattcatactcgagaatcattacgtcttaaaaccaatatctcggtatacaagaaggtggatgttcctccaaaatttgtgaatgggaggccgttcttgacgacggtgcaactttctaagttgtcgactccggagattagaatgcatgagtggtacatggtggctagcaacaaatacaaactcgaggacttcacatttgttgtgccagaagatgcattttggagcaatgatcatatagatcctgtgcggcatttattcttggacgatctctggtcgttgtaccaccgacaaaggatggaaaccaactacttaaccctcttttgcttgtaagtacctctaaactttcatatttgttagttttgtacacgcacacataaacgagagtctaacgattaacacttttacacgtaggatgcaatacatggatgataagaagaaacaacttaagacaaggtttcttgacccgttgatgatatcccaagctcgctacaaagaagttgctcggagacatggagaagaatacaaagacttggacgatgctgaatttgagaaagccgtcaaacagaatcagagaaagaaaatgaaggtaatggcggcatacattggacgagccatgtataatcatgtacaacatggcaaggacttaataatagctccacaccactttaagtaagttatcgacatggttttgaactataaattatggcaatcgtgatcttaacatgtgttttcgtctatgtctatatagtgaccactacatttgtatcatgatctttccaaaggatggtaaagtcgtggtcttcgactcactaaaaatggaaaaggctacgtataatgacttcttgaagattttagagaagtatgattattattgcacacttgtacttattacaacttaacaaatgtattcttaatctcacaatgctattcttatatgcagtgcataccgtttttattggaaagatcttggcggcgaacatccagaggacaagcctaatttgtcaatatcattattttcatatggtgacaaacaacctccgggtactgtcctgtgcggttattatgtatgcgaatggtgtcgtgtcaccttccattacatggtcaatcgtgaggatgtaagttcgctatcattgtctatattgcaatttttatgttatattgttgctcatcacattactcttagcactgcttgctttttgctttcattacaggttcctaaatccaagatcaatgctgaatggttagaaagagatatggtttccgtcggcgtggctaaggttgtaagagacttgctttactttatgcgtcgtgaagttcttcatcaacaagggctattctacaatacaaatggaaatttgcaaaaattcccagaactaagtttgtacacgatatcaagtgtttaggtctttagttaggaactttagatgtttagttgtctatggaactttgagatgtttagttgtctatggaacttgatatgtgtataaatctgtgtatgacgatggaacttgatatgtggatgaatctgtgtatggaacccgttatggaacttgatatgtataaatctgtgtatgcaaTCTGTGTGAATCTGTGTATAATCTGTGTATGAAATTTGTGTATATTCTGTGTTTGAaaattctgtatatgaatctgtatattgaaaaccgtctgtgatttatattgtatgcagtcggacttatataaaaaaccgcttgtgatgtgtggctaacacaagcggctaggataagaaaccgcctgtgatgtgtgtctatcacaggcggttcctttgaactggaccgcctgtaatctgtgtttttcacaggcggtttttgattgaccgcctgtgatgttgttttacatcacaggcggtgcaccacaagcggttactggaaccgcctgtgtagaggcgaACCAAACCGCATGTATAGAGGTTTGCTGTAGTAGTGCCGCCACAAAAAAAATCACTCCGGTATTTAATTTATCTCGTTCCCACGTGACTCTAATACAAACACCATAAAAACTGTGGCCGTTCATTTCATTCATCTTtattcatcaaaccaaacacacaGTGGCCCTGCTGAAAACATGGGCGAATTTGGACGCGGAGCGAGTCCTGGAATGTGAGTTTGGGTCCAAACGGAACGGGTGTGCTAGATGAAGTCGACAAGGCTGGCTCTAGGTCTCTAGCAGGAGCCTATAGACGTTCCTCTCCTTTAAACTCCTATCCTCCAGTAATGTTCTTAAATGCTTCTTTTAAATATACATATAGGTGGCGCTTTATTTGTAGAGATTATTCCTCTCCTCTTTTATCTATATTTTCATACTTCAAATAACATATTAAACAAAGCTAAAATATGCATTAAATGTTTAATGGTGTGAGAcggatatagaaaatgatattagaGACTAAACACAATATAAGTTTATACAATATTGTTTTGCACATCTCCAGCAAAACGTGTATATGAGCGTACACAATATTATTTTGCACGGTACAATACACTATTTATATAGTGAAGTTTCAAATGAGAAATGAGAAATAAGATAGAAAGAAGTAGTCATGCATATTATACTTTGTGCCATGGCATCATCCACCATGTTTTGCCGCTACGTTACGTAGTTTCAGTTTCGAGTGAGATCGAGACTAGTTGAGGTGTGGGGACTGTGGGCAGGTTTGCTTATCTATGAGCCTACGGCTACGAGGTCGTGTGAGTTGTCGGCTCGGCTTGGCACGCTGCTCCCAATTGTCATCTTGGTTTGAAAATTTGCCATTCGTGTTCAACTTGTCGTGGACCAAGCAAGTCTCAAAGAGCCCCCACCAGCGGAAAACATTTCTCGGTTGGCGTCTTGTGGCATATCAAGATTCTGTTTCTCCGTTAATCAAGAGTCCTTTTTTGGACGGGCTGTGAATATCATGACTTGACAGCACTAAGACGAATTGACGGCGAGCAAAGGGAAAAAAAAGGCATACTACTACTCAGAGCGAGCACAATAGGTAGCTGTAATATTAACATGGAAGAttgaggaaagaaagagagtaaAGGAGCGAATATAATAAGGTGACGTAGTCCGGCTGTAAAATATATCATATCAGGTTTATGGTGATATGCAAAAGTGAGATACAGAGAGAAGAAAACGCGGGATGATCACTAATAGTCAACTGAAAGCATGCTACTCAAGGATTTCAACGCAGTCTATGAGAGGAAGAGATATGCCAAGCATTAAATATATACCATGCATTTTTAGATGACTACAAATTTAGTTGGCTATATGTGACATGATAATTTCATACAACATGATGTGGGctatattattaaacttgctcGAAACGGGCTATAAACTAACAACCAACTTATACACGAGAACAAAAAAAAAGTGGGAGAGACAAGTTTACCGTGTATTAATTATAAAAAGCTAACCATTATACATATATAGACTACAAAAGTCTTTACCAGCGCTACAATAGTAAACTTGTTCTTAACATTAAGGTTTTGTTTTGATATTCTAGTATTCATCTTAATCCACATGTACCGAGGAGGAGGAGGTGAATACTAGAGTAACCACACGAACATGCATGTATCAATAGTACTCGTATAAAATCCAAAACTGTATTAGCTACATACAGCTCTGGTTATCCCAGAAAGCGAAGTCCCATTTACACATATACCGCCACACGTACGTACGTGTTATTCTATATGTACTGTACATACAGACACGCTGCGTATCCTCCATGAGCAGCCAGAACGCGATCTAGAAGtgaaaaaaaaaaaaagaaactgCATGCTGGTTCAACACTACCTTCTTCACCTTCGTAGATCATTCTCCATGCCATGAGTCGCCTTAGCAGACGGTGCAGGAGTTGGGGTCCTCCTCCATGCTCTGGACGTGGTAGTGCGTGGCCACGGGCGGGTACGGGTAGTAGGAGGAGGCCCGGTAATACTGGTTCAACAGCTCGGCCAGCTGGACCTGCTGCTCCGTCGGCGGCGCCGCCTTCTTGCCGTCCTTGTCTTTCTCGCCGCCTGCTTCCTTCTTATTCTCCCCCTCGCCtgcttccttcttctccccctcgccgccttccttcttctccccctcgcCGCCGTCCTTCTTGGCTGCCTCCCCGTCCTTCTTCTCCGGCTCCTTGGCCGGGCCGACGGACTCGATGGTCGCCGACCACGACGCCTTGCGCAGCTTGCTCACCACGCTCACGGGGTCCACCATGCCGACCACCGTCATCTTGTGCGACGCCATGTCCGCGGATATCTCGTCGATGCCTGCACACCACGTACAACCAGCAGGGGACACGGTTGGGCCTGCATGCACGATGATGAGAAACAGTAACAAGAAGGAGAGAAAAGCcgcagcagctgctgctgctaTGCTGCCACGGTACCGTACCGGTGAGCGCCGAGACAGCCTTCATGGCCTTCTGCTTGTCCTTGTTGTCCTGCAGGTGCAGCTTCACCACGATTTTCTGCATCCCAGAACCAAGAATGTGAGGAAACCGAACGGTTCCAATACTCTTCCATTCTGTGATGAGCAGTGCACAGCAGGCAGGCACGCAAGAGCAAAAGCAGAGAAAAGCAAAACGAATCATCCTTGGGTTCCAAAGCAAGATCCGATC
It contains:
- the LOC103637420 gene encoding heavy metal-associated isoprenylated plant protein 39 isoform X1 yields the protein MSKKIVVKLHLQDNKDKQKAMKAVSALTGPTVSPAGCTWCAGIDEISADMASHKMTVVGMVDPVSVVSKLRKASWSATIESVGPAKEPEKKDGEAAKKDGGEGEKKEGGEGEKKEAGEGENKKEAGGEKDKDGKKAAPPTEQQVQLAELLNQYYRASSYYPYPPVATHYHVQSMEEDPNSCTVC
- the LOC103637420 gene encoding heavy metal-associated isoprenylated plant protein 39 isoform X2, which codes for MSKKIVVKLHLQDNKDKQKAMKAVSALTGIDEISADMASHKMTVVGMVDPVSVVSKLRKASWSATIESVGPAKEPEKKDGEAAKKDGGEGEKKEGGEGEKKEAGEGENKKEAGGEKDKDGKKAAPPTEQQVQLAELLNQYYRASSYYPYPPVATHYHVQSMEEDPNSCTVC